The following proteins come from a genomic window of Phnomibacter ginsenosidimutans:
- a CDS encoding cupin domain-containing protein produces MHKIDLQEKFNCFSEHWSPKIVGELNGQYIKLARFKGEFVWHQHDDEDEMFMVIGGNLTIEFRDKTVTLGKDECIIVPKGTPHKPVAEEEVLVMLFEPASTRNTGETTHALTKERLDWI; encoded by the coding sequence ATGCACAAGATCGATCTCCAGGAAAAATTCAACTGCTTCTCCGAACACTGGTCTCCCAAAATTGTGGGTGAACTCAACGGCCAATACATCAAACTGGCCCGCTTCAAAGGCGAGTTTGTATGGCACCAACACGACGATGAAGACGAAATGTTTATGGTGATCGGCGGCAATCTGACCATTGAATTCCGCGACAAAACAGTGACACTGGGCAAAGACGAATGCATCATTGTACCCAAAGGAACCCCACACAAACCCGTAGCCGAAGAAGAAGTACTGGTGATGCTTTTTGAGCCCGCCTCCACCCGCAATACCGGTGAAACCACTCATGCACTCACCAAAGAAAGACTCGATTGGATATAA